In Actinomycetota bacterium, the DNA window AAATTCTTTAAAGACTGCTTATTTGTTCCGGGGTCTTGCGGCATTTTGTAAAAAGAAATTTCTGGCAAAATATCACAAGATTAAAATATTGTTTTCTAACTGATCATATAAATAAAATTTAAATTAAATAAAAGCATGGCAGATGAGACAGGAAACGTAAGTTTTGTGTCCCGAAAATTAAAATTTTTCTTTTTATTATAATTTATGCCTGATTATACTTTTATTTTTTTATTTTTTTAGATTGTAAATCATGTTATAATTCAACGATTAAGAAACAGGGTCTTTCTGTTTCTGATGCTTTGATTATTTAAAACGATAATTAAACAAATTTAATAAATATTTACTATCGGGAGGAAAAATTGAAAAAAACTGCGATTATTATGCTTGTTATTGTAGCAGTTCTTGCAATGGCAGGATGTACTACCAAAGTTGTTGAAAAAAAGAGTGTTGGCATAATACAATACGTTGAACATGTAGCGCTTGATTCAGCCAGAGAGGGATTTATAAAAGCGCTTAGCGACAACGGTTTTACTGATGGCGACAATATAACGATTGATGTGCAGAATGCGCAGGCAGACCAGAGCAATCTTTCCACTATCAGCGACCGTTTTGTAAGCAATAAGGTAGATCTTGTTCTTGCAATTGCAACACCTGCAGCACAGTCAATTGCCGGAAAAACAACTGAAATACCTATTGTGGGAACAGCGATTACTGATTTTGTTGCTGCAAAACTTGTCAGCTCAAACGAAGCTCCCGGAGGCAATGTAACCGGTACGACAGACATGAATCCTATCAAAGAGCAGATAGATCTTCTTGTAAAGCTGGTTCCGGATGCAAAAACGGTTGGCGTGATGTATACATCAAGTGAAGATAACTCTGTTATACAGGCAAAAATTGCAAAAGAAGCTATAGAAGCTCTTGGACTCACATATGTTGAGGTTACCATAACAAATTCAAATGATGTTCAGCAGGCAACGCAGTCCTTAGTTGAAAAATGTGATGCAATGTATCTGCCTACTGACAATGTTCTGGCATCTTCAACACCTGTTATTTATGGAGTGACTGTAGAATCAAAGACTCCTGTTATTTGCGGAGAAGCAGGCATGGTGGAAAACGGCTGTCTTGCAACACTTGGAATCAACTACTATGATCTGGGCTATCAGGCAGGACTTATGGGTGTAAAGATTTTAAAAGGTGAAGCAAAACCTGCAGAAATGCCTATTGAATCTGCTACAGATTTTGATTTTGCAATAAGCGGTGCCGTTGCAGATGAAATAGGTCTGGAAATCCCTGCAGATCTTGCCGAGTATTTGATTGATAAATAGACTATTGAACAATAAAAAAAATTATTTATAATACTTAAGAGTATAAAGGGGCTTTAATTGTTTAGCCCCTTTATTTATAATTTTGATTTTTATTTAAAAAAGTAAGGTAGCCGGGTTTCCATGTTACAGATATTTATGGGGGCAATTTCACTTGGTCTTCTCTGGGCTATTGCCACCATAGGAGTTTATATAACTTACAGAATCCTTGAGATTGCAGACCTGACTGTTGAAGGAAGCATTGTAATGGGGGCAGCAATTACTGCGTCAGCAATTGTAAGAGGAATCAACCCTTATCTTTCAATAGGAATGGCATTTGCGGGGGGACTTCTTGCCGGACTGGTAACCGGTCTTCTTCATACGAAACTAAAAATTCCTTCTCTTCTCTCGGGAATTCTTACAATGATTGCGCTTTATTCCATTAATCTCAGGATAATGGGGAAAGCGAACATCTCTCTTTTGAGGATGCATACTGTATATAGTGCATTTGAAAATCTCGGATTAAATCATAACGGAGCGGTGGCAATATTGGGTATTATTTTTGTCGGATGCATAATCGGAACACTTTACTGGTTTTTTGGAACTGAGATAGGTTGTGCAATAAGAGCAACCGGAGATAATCCCCAGATGGTAAGAGCCCAGGGCATAAATACCAATACGACAATAATTTTAGGACTTATGATAAGCAACGGACTGGTAGCGGTTGCAGGAGCGCTGATTGCCCAGAGCCAGAGTTTTGCAGATGTTCAGATGGGAATAGGCTCTATTGTAATAGGCCTGGCCTCGGTAATCATTGGGGAAGTTCTTTTTGGAAAAAGAAATTTTTTCAGCAGACTCGTTTCTCTTGTTCTTGGTGCCATAACTTATCGTATTATTATTGCTCTTGTATTAAAACTTGGCATGCCTGCAAATGATTTAAAACTTTTTACTGCAATAACTGTAGCCATTGCTCTTGCTCTCCCTGTTTTTCGTTCATATCTGAAGCCGATTAAAAAATCAGTGAAGAAGGCGAAGTAAATGCTTGTTGTAAAAAAGATTACAAAGATTTTTAATCCACGGACTATCAATGAAAAGGTTGCGCTTCATAATGTGAGTTTTACTCTTAGAGAAGGTGATTTTGTAACCCTTATAGGCGGCAATGGTTCAGGGAAATCAACATTGCTGAATTGTGTGGCCGGAGTTTATCCGGTTGATAATGGTGATATTTTTATAGATGAAATAAATGTCACAAATCTTTGTGAGCATAAAAGAGCCACTCTTCTGGGACGTGTATTTCAGAACCCCATAATGGGGACTGCCGCAAATATGGGGATTGAGGAAAATCTTGCGCTTGCATACAGGCGTGGCCAGAGAAGAGGGCTTTCCTGGGGAATTACAAATAAAGAGCGGGAGCATTACAGGGAAATATTAAGCACTCTTGAGCTGGGGCTTGAAGACCGTCTTGGTGCAAAAGTAGGTCTTCTTTCAGGAGGTCAGAGGCAGGCGCTTACCCTGATAATGGCAACTTTAAAAAGGCCGAAACTTCTGCTTCTTGATGAACATACTGCAGCGCTTGATCCCAAAACCGCACAAAAAGTGCTGAATATAAGCGATAGGATAATCCAGAATGAGAATCTGACGACTCTTATGGTTACTCATAATATGAAAGATGCAATAAAGCATGGGAACAGACTGATGATGATGTATGAAGGCCGGATAATCCTTGATATAAAAGGTGAGGAAAAGAAAAAACTTACGGTGGAAGATCTTCTTGTAAGGTTTGGCAATGTAAGCGGTGAAGAATTTGCAAGCGACCGTGCTCTTCTTGGGTAAGAGAAAAAAAAGGGGGGGTGCATAATTTGAACCCGTTGTTATAGCGCCAGGATTTCTTGAATTGAGTTTATTATTATGTCTGTTTTTAATTTTTTAGCTTTATTGAAAGCTTGGATATCCAAATAGGATGATTGAAAGATTTTTGAATTTTTTAAATAAATTTATGTATAAATAAATCTGCAATATAGTGCCAAATTATATATCCCTCCGAGGGAGAATATGAAGATTAAATTTTTAGGTGCGGTGACTTCAGTAACCGGATCATGCCATTTGGTGACAACCGGTGCAAACAAGTTTCTTCTTGACTGCGGACAGTTTCAGGGAAGCGATGAAACGGATGATCTTAACAGGGAGGAGTTTGACTTCAACCCCGGGGAAATAGATTTCGTTCTTCTGAGCCATACACACATAGATCACAGCGGAAGGATTCCATTGCTTGTCAAACGGGGATTTAAAGGGCCTGTTTACTGTACTGATGCAACTGCCGATCTTCTGGATGTAATGCTGAAGGACAGTGCCTATATTCATGAAAAAGAAGCTGAATGGAAAAACAGGAAAAATAGGCGTGCCGGAAAGCCGTACAGGGAACCTCTTTATACACTTGATGATGCTGTAACCGCATTAAAGCAGATAAAACCGGTTCTTTATAATCAGCTGCTTGAAATTAATGAGGACATAAAGGTAGTATTTAATGATGCCGGCCACATACTCGGCTCATCTATTATTGAAATTTTTATAAAAGAAGATGAGGAGATATCCAAGATTGTATTTTCAGGAGACATAGGTATGAAAAACAAGCCTATTCTGAAAGACCCGACTATGATAAAAAAGGCGGATTTCCTTATCATGGAAGCCACTTACGGCAACAGGATACATGAAAAAAATTCTGCCGGCATTAAAAGACTCATAGACATAGTGCTTAAAACCATCAGACGGGGCGGAACTGTAGTTATTCCTTCTTTTGCCGTAGGGAGGACACAGGAACTCATCTTTGAATTTAACCGTTTTTACGAGGATCATCCTGATTATAAAAAAGAATTAAGTGGAATTATGGTTTATGTAGACAGCCCTATGGCAACCACAGCAACAAAGGTATTCAGAAATAATGCCCATATTTTCGACGAAGAAACAAAAGACTATATTTTACAGAGAAATGATCCTCTTGATTTTAAAAATCTCAGGTTTACAAGGACAGTTGAAGAATCAAAGGAATTAAATCTAAATACCGAGCCTAAAATAATTATTTCAACCAGTGGAATGTGTGAAGCAGGAAGAATCAAACATCACCTTAAACATAATCTCTGGAATCCAAAGTCAAGCATTGTATTTGTAGGCTATCAGGCGGAGGGAACTCTCGGACGTTCAATATTAAACGGCGACAAATACGTATCAATATTTGGTGAAAGGATAAAGGTTCAGGCAGAAATATACGATCTTGAAGGATTTTCCGGCCATGCAGACAGGGAAGGGCTTCTTGACTGGCTTTCCGGATTTCAGGAAAAACCAAAAGAAATATTTATTGTACACGGAGAAAAAAAATCAAAAGAAGAGCTTGCAGATTACATTAAGGAAAGATTTGGGTATGACTGTAAAATTATAACGGGAGTTTCCGAGTTTTTGCTTTCCGGGGAAGGTCTGATAAGTGAAGAAGAATTAAGAAAAGCTATTGCTTCTCCGGAAGTAATTCAAAAAATTAAAAATAAAATATCTTCATTAAAAGATGACCTGGAAACGATTTTGACGAAAATCCATTTATCTTCGGAAAAAAATCTGACAGCTGAGCAGGTAACTGAAATAAATAATATAGTAATGGAAATTGAAAAAGATACAATGAGTCTTGCTTCGGCAGTGATTAAGGAAAATAAAATAATTGCCGGTGATCTGAATTAAAAGTTTTTATAATTCGGCCGGGTCTGATATTTTTTAATAATAAATAAATTTATTTTAATGAAAGGAGCGAGATTTTTATGGAAAAGTTCTGTGTTTCAACTGATTCAGGATGCGATCTGCCTGCCTGGTTTTGTAAAGAAAGAAACATATCCGCATATCATATGAAATATATTATTGATGAAGCGGAGGTGAGTGATTCCATGAATCCTGACGAATGCCGTGAATTCTATAAAAAAATGCGCAATGGTTCAGTTCCTAAAACAAGCCAGATGACTCCTTATGAATTTGTAACTTACTGGACGGATTTGTGGGAAAAATATAAGCTTCCTATAGTCCATATTGCCCTTGGCAGCGGCATTTCCGGCACTTATTCCAATTCCCTGATGGCAAAAAATCTTTTTCTTGAGAAAAATAAAGAAGCAAGTGTTTTTATAGTTGACTCCACGCTTGCATCAATCGGATACGGGATCCTTGCTGTTGAAGCGGCAAGGCTTCGCGATGAGGGAAAATCTCCGGAAGAATGTGTGGAGTGGCTGGATAATAATAAAATTTTTATAAACACTTATTATTCGACTGATGATTTGAAATATCTTTACCGTAGCGGCCGAGTCAGCAGAACAGGAGCAATACTTGGAACTGCATTAAATATTAACCCAATACTTAATCTCGATAAAGACGGACATCTGATAGTGCGTGAGAAGGTCAGGGGCCGCAAAAAAGCATTTAATCGAATCTTTGAAATAATAGAAGAACTTGTAATAGAGCCCCATAATCAGACAGTTTATATCTGTCATTCTGATTGTCTTGATGAAGCCGGGGCATTATCAAAAGAACTGATTAAGAAAATAGGTTTTAAAGATTCATTTATAAGTTATATCGGTCCTACAATAGGGTCTCATTCCGGACCGGGGCTTATTGCAGCTTTCTTTTACGGTAAAGCAAGAACTGTTTAAAAAACCGGTCAAACAGTTCTTAGCATAAGCAGAAATCCATAGTTTTTTAAATGTCTATGAAAAATAGTCTTAAAAATATTTCTATAATCTGTATAGATATATAAGATTTATAACTTGTTTTTGAGTTTTTCCAGCAGGCTGAGTATGGTCAATAATTTTCAATCTGTTTAAATAAAGTGTATTATTAAAAATAAAGTTACAGAATAAATTACAGGATATAGATTTTCCTAAAATATTCAATGTCAGAAAAAATTTATCATTTAATCAGACTGCAGATATTGAAGATTGTATTTAAAGGTTGTGAAGGTGAGCAAGCTGGAAGAAAACATTATTTTTGATTTTGACGGAACTCTGGTTGATTCAAGCGTAGCCGTAAATAAACTTTATGATTATTTTGCAAAAAAATACAACATATCCTCTATAAGCAGTCCTGAAACTCTTGCGACAATAAAATCACTGCCGCTTATGGAAAAAATGAAAAAATTAGGAGTACCCATGCGGAAACTTATTGCAATGTCCATGGAAGCCAAGAGTATGTATGCTTCGTTTATTTCTGAGATTAAACTTAAGGAAGGAATGATCGATATTTTAAAAGGTCTTAGCGAAAGAAAAGCTGATATGTTTATTCTTTCTTCAAATACAGCTAAGAATATAAATAAGTTCTTAAATCTTAATAATATTTCATTTTTTAAAGCAGTCTGCTCTTCCAGAAATATTCTTAAAAAAGATGTCGAAATTTTAAAACTGCTTAAAAAATACAGAATTGAAAAAGAAAATGCAATATATGTGGGGGATGAAGTGCAGGATATTTTTGCCTGCCGGAGAATCGGGTTAAAAATAATATCGGTTTCATGGGGTCACGATTCTTTAGAAGTTCTGAAGGAATATAATGCTGATCATCTGTGCACCTCTATCGAAGACCTGTATAAATGTCTGATCGGCGATAAGAAGCAGGCTTTAGTTTAAACTATTTTAAGATAATTAGTATTGAAAAATTTTAATAATAAATTTATTCTTACAGAGATAAATCTGTTATCCTGTATTGTTGGAAGAATTTTTTTGTGGGGATGTAGTTCAGTGGGAGAACGCTTGTCTGGCAGACAAGAAGTCGGCGGTTCAACTCCGCTCATCTCCACCATACCGCTAGAACTTATTTTACCATAAAGCAAAACAAATAAAGTATGGGCCCCTGGCGGTGTTATATAGCCGCACCAACATATTCAGTGCTTTATTCTCTTTCTTCTGAATATAAAATTGAAAACGTAAACTACATAACCGGTCTTAAGCACTATTGATTTACTGTTCTTTATTGCTATATTTTTACCTATTGCCTTTCCTCCTACAGTAACAGAAGAGATGAACCCGGCAATCACTGCGCCCATCAGGGCTTTCTCAAGGTTAGGATTGTAGGCAAGTATTCTGAAAACTATTGTAGCCCCGATTGCCCCGCTGATGATCCCGCAGATATCACCGATAACGTCATTACAGAAACTTGATACTTTTTCAGCATTCTTTAAAAGTCCGACAGCTTCTCTTGCGCCTCTTATCTTGCCTGCGGCCATGCTGTTCATGGGCACCTCGGGACATGCGGTAATGGCCACTCCGATAATATCAAACAATACGCCAATAAATATAATTACAATAAGTATGATTAATACTGCTATTGTATTGGCTTTGATTATTAAAGTTTCTGAAACAAAACTTAAAGTAACGGCTAAAAGAAGAGTCCATAAAGTAATGGCTATGATCCAGTGCCTTAATTTGCCCCTGGATTTTTTTAACTTTGTCAAGTAAAGTTCCTCCAAAAAAAAGAGATGGCAATGCGATAAGTAAACTTTGCAGTTTAAGGTCCAGTAGGATTTCCCAAACTTGTACTGAGTGTTACCACAACAGCGGTTTCCCTTTAAACAGTTTCTATAGCGTTGCCGCTTATAGGACTGGATTGCCACTAAAACCACACTATAATCCCCACCGCATCTCATTAAGAACAGCCTAGGAGCTTTCCTCGACAGTTTTACAGCCACTAGCCTCTTTTGCAATTACAAGTTTCAGGTCTTACACATTACAAAGTTGCCGAGCTCTGGCATTCTTGTAACTCTATAAAGAGACCTTCCCCCTGAATCACGCAAGGCAGGCTACGCTGCAATGCCTTTCAGCATTTGCAGGTTAACTTCAGATGTCACTTTCGTATATATCTGAAGCTTCCGCGGAAAATGGGTCCACGCCCATATGCCATTATGGATCGCCCACTTTCCTTAACCCCCAGGATCAACCCCCGACTGGGCGTCAGCAGCCAATCCCAGGGACTTCACATGTACGCCCTCAACGGATTTTTAGCCCCGTCTTTATGACAGCAAGCACTGACTAGGATACTGCGCCATCTCTTAAATTATCAAATTAACTTTATCCATTTCCTGATTGTTACTACAAGTACATATTATATCATATATTTTTTTTATTATTTAAAACAAAATATGCATTATGAAAATTGCTTAAAGTTTTATTTATGTTTTTTTGAAGCATGATAGAGGTAATTAAATCAGAAGGCATTACTGTTAGTGAATCTTCGACAAAATTACTATAAACGAAATGCCAGTCAAATATATTCTTTATTAATAACTAATTGTCAAATTTATTGATAACGGTCAAATATATTCTTTATTAATAACTAATTGTCAAATTTATTGATAAAAGTGTGAAATTTATTCTGAAGCTTGTAAATTTAATATTTAATTTTTCAAAAATTTAGTATTTTTTAAAAATAAATAGTATATTACTTGATTACGATATATAAAATGTCAGCTTAAGCTTAAATATTAACCGGCTAAAAAATAAAGGATTGAAAAGACAAATGGATAATACAGATAAAATTAGAAGAGATGAAGAAACAGAAAATATTATACTGAATACAAAAGCAAAAATAGCTTATTTTTCCATGGAAATAGGCATTGAAGAGAATATACCGACTTATAGCGGCGGCCTTGGGATATTGGCCGGAGATACGCTTAAATCCTGCGCAGATCTCAGTATTCCTGTAGTGGGAGTCACTCTTCTTTCAGAAAAAGGTTATTTCCACCAAAAAATAGATGAACATGGCAACCAGATAGAACTTCCTGTCAGCTTTACTGTTGAAGATGTCCTGAAGTCCCTGCCCAAATTTGTAACAGTTTATATTGAGAACAGAGAGGTAAAAATACGCGCCTGGCTCTATCAGTATGAAGGGATAAATAATTATAAAGTACCTATTATTTTTCTTGATACGAATATTGAATCAAATTCACAGTGGGACAGGGAAATAACCAAATTCCTTTATGGCGGTGATGAGCGTTACAGACTGGCTCAGGAGATAGTGCTTGGGATTGGTGGAATAAGGATGCTGGACATGCTCGGATACAAGGAAATAGGTATTTTTCATATGAATGAGGGGCATGCAGCGCTTAGCACAATTGAATTATTTTCCCGGTTTAAAGATATTGAAAAAGTCAGGGAAAAATGTGTTTTTACCACCCATACTCCTGTGGCAGCGGGGCATGACCAGTTTGAAATTCCAATGGCAAAATCCATGATAGGGGATATTCTGCCTGATTCAATTCTTGATGAGATAACTTTATACGGCAA includes these proteins:
- a CDS encoding ABC transporter substrate-binding protein: MLVIVAVLAMAGCTTKVVEKKSVGIIQYVEHVALDSAREGFIKALSDNGFTDGDNITIDVQNAQADQSNLSTISDRFVSNKVDLVLAIATPAAQSIAGKTTEIPIVGTAITDFVAAKLVSSNEAPGGNVTGTTDMNPIKEQIDLLVKLVPDAKTVGVMYTSSEDNSVIQAKIAKEAIEALGLTYVEVTITNSNDVQQATQSLVEKCDAMYLPTDNVLASSTPVIYGVTVESKTPVICGEAGMVENGCLATLGINYYDLGYQAGLMGVKILKGEAKPAEMPIESATDFDFAISGAVADEIGLEIPADLAEYLIDK
- a CDS encoding ABC transporter permease; translated protein: MLQIFMGAISLGLLWAIATIGVYITYRILEIADLTVEGSIVMGAAITASAIVRGINPYLSIGMAFAGGLLAGLVTGLLHTKLKIPSLLSGILTMIALYSINLRIMGKANISLLRMHTVYSAFENLGLNHNGAVAILGIIFVGCIIGTLYWFFGTEIGCAIRATGDNPQMVRAQGINTNTTIILGLMISNGLVAVAGALIAQSQSFADVQMGIGSIVIGLASVIIGEVLFGKRNFFSRLVSLVLGAITYRIIIALVLKLGMPANDLKLFTAITVAIALALPVFRSYLKPIKKSVKKAK
- a CDS encoding ABC transporter ATP-binding protein, coding for MLVVKKITKIFNPRTINEKVALHNVSFTLREGDFVTLIGGNGSGKSTLLNCVAGVYPVDNGDIFIDEINVTNLCEHKRATLLGRVFQNPIMGTAANMGIEENLALAYRRGQRRGLSWGITNKEREHYREILSTLELGLEDRLGAKVGLLSGGQRQALTLIMATLKRPKLLLLDEHTAALDPKTAQKVLNISDRIIQNENLTTLMVTHNMKDAIKHGNRLMMMYEGRIILDIKGEEKKKLTVEDLLVRFGNVSGEEFASDRALLG
- a CDS encoding MBL fold metallo-hydrolase produces the protein MKIKFLGAVTSVTGSCHLVTTGANKFLLDCGQFQGSDETDDLNREEFDFNPGEIDFVLLSHTHIDHSGRIPLLVKRGFKGPVYCTDATADLLDVMLKDSAYIHEKEAEWKNRKNRRAGKPYREPLYTLDDAVTALKQIKPVLYNQLLEINEDIKVVFNDAGHILGSSIIEIFIKEDEEISKIVFSGDIGMKNKPILKDPTMIKKADFLIMEATYGNRIHEKNSAGIKRLIDIVLKTIRRGGTVVIPSFAVGRTQELIFEFNRFYEDHPDYKKELSGIMVYVDSPMATTATKVFRNNAHIFDEETKDYILQRNDPLDFKNLRFTRTVEESKELNLNTEPKIIISTSGMCEAGRIKHHLKHNLWNPKSSIVFVGYQAEGTLGRSILNGDKYVSIFGERIKVQAEIYDLEGFSGHADREGLLDWLSGFQEKPKEIFIVHGEKKSKEELADYIKERFGYDCKIITGVSEFLLSGEGLISEEELRKAIASPEVIQKIKNKISSLKDDLETILTKIHLSSEKNLTAEQVTEINNIVMEIEKDTMSLASAVIKENKIIAGDLN
- a CDS encoding DegV family protein, whose amino-acid sequence is MEKFCVSTDSGCDLPAWFCKERNISAYHMKYIIDEAEVSDSMNPDECREFYKKMRNGSVPKTSQMTPYEFVTYWTDLWEKYKLPIVHIALGSGISGTYSNSLMAKNLFLEKNKEASVFIVDSTLASIGYGILAVEAARLRDEGKSPEECVEWLDNNKIFINTYYSTDDLKYLYRSGRVSRTGAILGTALNINPILNLDKDGHLIVREKVRGRKKAFNRIFEIIEELVIEPHNQTVYICHSDCLDEAGALSKELIKKIGFKDSFISYIGPTIGSHSGPGLIAAFFYGKARTV
- a CDS encoding HAD-IA family hydrolase, with translation MSKLEENIIFDFDGTLVDSSVAVNKLYDYFAKKYNISSISSPETLATIKSLPLMEKMKKLGVPMRKLIAMSMEAKSMYASFISEIKLKEGMIDILKGLSERKADMFILSSNTAKNINKFLNLNNISFFKAVCSSRNILKKDVEILKLLKKYRIEKENAIYVGDEVQDIFACRRIGLKIISVSWGHDSLEVLKEYNADHLCTSIEDLYKCLIGDKKQALV
- a CDS encoding DUF21 domain-containing protein, with translation MTKLKKSRGKLRHWIIAITLWTLLLAVTLSFVSETLIIKANTIAVLIILIVIIFIGVLFDIIGVAITACPEVPMNSMAAGKIRGAREAVGLLKNAEKVSSFCNDVIGDICGIISGAIGATIVFRILAYNPNLEKALMGAVIAGFISSVTVGGKAIGKNIAIKNSKSIVLKTGYVVYVFNFIFRRKRIKH